One part of the Bacteroidia bacterium genome encodes these proteins:
- a CDS encoding superoxide dismutase: MAFTLPELPYAHDALEPHIDARTMTIHHGKHHNGYTNKLNAAIEGTDLAGKSIEDILANVSSASTGVRNNGGGYYNHCLFWEVMSPNGGGAPTGALADAINAAFGSFDDFKAAFASAAGTRFGSGWAWLIKKADGSVAVTSTPNQDNPLMDVADEKGTPLLGIDVWEHAYYLNYQNRRPDYVAAFFNVINWDKVAEKFAG, translated from the coding sequence ATGGCTTTTACACTCCCCGAACTTCCTTATGCACATGATGCGCTTGAGCCACATATCGACGCCCGCACCATGACGATCCATCACGGAAAACACCATAACGGATATACAAATAAATTGAATGCTGCCATCGAGGGCACAGACCTGGCTGGAAAAAGCATCGAAGATATTCTTGCTAATGTTTCTTCTGCTTCTACTGGAGTAAGAAACAATGGAGGAGGATATTACAACCACTGCCTATTCTGGGAAGTAATGAGCCCAAATGGAGGTGGAGCGCCTACAGGTGCTTTGGCTGATGCTATCAATGCTGCTTTTGGTTCCTTTGATGATTTCAAAGCGGCTTTTGCTTCCGCTGCTGGCACTCGTTTTGGATCCGGTTGGGCCTGGCTTATCAAAAAAGCTGATGGTTCGGTCGCAGTTACCTCTACCCCAAATCAGGACAATCCTTTGATGGATGTTGCTGATGAAAAAGGTACTCCTCTATTGGGAATAGATGTATGGGAACATGCATACTACCTCAATTACCAAAACCGTCGTCCTGACTATGTTGCTGCATTTTTCAATGTCATCAACTGGGACAAAGTTGCTGAAAAATTCGCAGGATAA
- a CDS encoding response regulator, whose translation MSFSEKINILLVDDIPANLVALEAVIEREETKIYTASSGNEALKLAWEIPFAIALIDVQMPEMDGFELVQLLKSNTKTREIICIFVTAISKESRYAVKGLQAGAIDYLYKPLDPMVTNAKLDTYLELYRQRQRLLSQNKKLENYALRIDNAGDINAMVSVDTMKIEEINPVVSEILGYEPKNLIGLSLFDLMHPEELDGIKSLLKTFFDQGDQHINFESRFRNTRHDYIWLNVQTVHKYGFLFVNARDVSASRHFVQEIVKAKQQAEAEKVAKEEFLANMSHEIRTPMNGILGLSRLLKESQLEEEQKETVDLILQSSQSLLKIINDILDLSKIESGKFSLEMIDFQLKKVLQTVVSLLQTKAEEKNLKLYFEIVSNVPEFLIGDPHRLNQILINLIGNAIKFTSQGEVKVLAQIEKGKDGDITLKIAVQDTGIGIPQEKLKSIFESFAQASSDTSRKFGGTGLGLTISKKLVELHRGNIWAESEVGKGSSFIFTLGCKFSNKTLQDEAENKNPFELSGLEGKQILLVDDNKINRMVGKKTLKRWQIELELAEDGQDAFNKCQEKKYDLILMDIQMPNVDGYQASRMIRADQENKNQETPIIALTANVMASVIDKSRDAGMDAIQSKPFDPIQLFECMKRLIESGRPELFNDNRDEIDRIDLEYLRNLSGGSQQFVIQYLQTFISQAPKSLELIEDACTKGSINGLNKAIEKLKQDFIYIDYQSAKEIIHKIDAIYEEKADHQHLKDLVLLLKEMVQAMIRKFQSILEENQLTEG comes from the coding sequence TCCGGCAATGAAGCCCTCAAGTTAGCCTGGGAAATCCCCTTCGCAATAGCTCTCATTGATGTGCAAATGCCGGAAATGGATGGGTTTGAGCTGGTTCAACTTCTCAAATCCAATACCAAGACCCGGGAGATTATCTGCATCTTTGTCACAGCTATCAGTAAAGAAAGCAGATATGCCGTTAAGGGTTTGCAAGCAGGAGCAATTGATTACCTCTATAAACCCCTCGACCCAATGGTAACCAATGCAAAACTGGATACCTACCTCGAGTTGTACAGACAAAGACAGCGGCTACTTTCTCAAAATAAAAAACTGGAAAATTATGCCTTGCGTATCGACAATGCAGGAGATATAAATGCTATGGTATCGGTCGATACCATGAAAATAGAAGAGATCAATCCGGTAGTATCAGAGATTCTCGGCTACGAACCGAAAAATCTCATCGGACTGAGCCTCTTTGACCTGATGCATCCAGAAGAATTGGATGGCATAAAGAGCCTCTTGAAGACCTTCTTTGATCAGGGAGATCAGCATATAAATTTTGAGAGTCGTTTTAGAAATACCCGGCATGATTATATCTGGCTGAATGTCCAGACAGTCCATAAATATGGTTTCCTATTTGTCAATGCGCGGGATGTATCTGCAAGCAGGCATTTCGTCCAGGAAATCGTCAAGGCCAAACAACAAGCTGAAGCAGAAAAGGTTGCCAAGGAAGAATTTCTGGCAAATATGAGCCATGAAATAAGGACTCCGATGAATGGAATTCTGGGCCTTTCAAGGCTTTTGAAAGAGTCTCAACTGGAAGAAGAACAAAAAGAGACCGTTGATCTCATTTTGCAATCCTCCCAATCTTTGCTCAAAATCATCAATGACATCCTCGATTTATCCAAAATAGAATCCGGCAAGTTTTCTCTGGAAATGATTGACTTCCAGTTGAAAAAAGTTCTGCAAACTGTGGTAAGCCTGCTGCAGACAAAGGCGGAGGAAAAGAACCTGAAATTATACTTCGAAATAGTTAGTAATGTTCCGGAATTCCTGATTGGAGATCCTCACAGACTCAATCAGATTCTTATCAATTTGATTGGCAATGCCATCAAATTTACTTCTCAGGGAGAAGTAAAGGTCCTGGCGCAGATCGAAAAAGGGAAAGATGGAGATATTACATTAAAGATAGCTGTTCAGGATACGGGAATTGGGATTCCTCAGGAAAAGTTGAAAAGCATTTTTGAAAGTTTTGCGCAAGCGAGTAGCGACACCAGTCGCAAGTTTGGAGGCACAGGCCTTGGCCTAACCATTTCAAAAAAACTGGTTGAGTTGCATAGAGGAAATATATGGGCAGAAAGTGAAGTTGGAAAAGGGAGTAGCTTTATTTTTACCCTGGGTTGCAAATTCAGCAATAAAACCTTGCAGGATGAAGCTGAAAATAAAAATCCATTTGAATTATCCGGTCTTGAAGGGAAACAGATCCTTCTGGTTGATGATAATAAAATCAATCGAATGGTAGGCAAAAAGACCCTAAAACGCTGGCAGATCGAATTGGAGTTGGCAGAAGACGGCCAGGATGCCTTCAATAAATGCCAGGAGAAGAAATACGACCTCATTCTCATGGACATTCAAATGCCAAATGTGGATGGATACCAAGCAAGTCGAATGATTCGGGCAGATCAGGAAAATAAAAATCAGGAAACCCCCATTATCGCACTAACGGCAAATGTCATGGCAAGCGTCATCGATAAATCCAGAGATGCAGGTATGGATGCTATTCAAAGTAAACCCTTTGATCCTATACAACTCTTCGAATGTATGAAGCGACTGATCGAATCTGGTAGACCAGAGCTTTTTAATGATAATCGGGATGAAATTGACCGCATTGACCTCGAATACTTACGCAATCTGTCCGGAGGAAGTCAGCAATTCGTTATCCAATACCTACAAACCTTTATCTCTCAAGCACCAAAATCTCTGGAACTGATAGAAGATGCCTGCACAAAGGGCTCAATAAATGGCCTGAATAAAGCCATAGAAAAACTTAAGCAGGACTTCATTTATATCGATTATCAAAGTGCCAAGGAAATCATTCATAAGATCGATGCCATCTATGAGGAAAAGGCAGATCATCAGCATTTGAAAGACCTGGTGCTCCTTCTGAAAGAAATGGTTCAGGCCATGATCCGAAAATTCCAATCTATATTGGAAGAGAATCAGCTTACCGAAGGCTAA